The genomic region GCGCGCCGGCACCGGCGCCTCCGACCACGCCCCGGTCGTCGTCGACCTCGACTGACCCCGCCATACGCGCCGACTCGCGGGGTTGTCGGTGGCGGCGGCCATGCTGGGGCCATGCAGACGGTGACGATCTTCCTCGCGCTGGTCCTCGGGCTCGGCCTCGGCGTGCTCCTCGGGGTGCTGTGGGCGCGCTCGCGGCCCGCCCACGTCGAGGCGCTCGGCCAGGGCATGGTCGACCAGGCCGAGGTGATGCAGGGCCTCGACCGGCTGAGCGACCAGATGCAGGCCCTCGAGCACGCGCGGGCGGTGTGGCAGGGGCAGTTCGCCCAGCAGGTCGACGACATGCGCCACACCACCGACACCCTGCGCCAGGAGACCCGCTCGCTGTCCACCGCGCTGCGCAAGCCCCAGGTCCGCGGCCGCTGGGGCGAGATGCACCTGCGCCGGGCCGTCGAGCTGGCCGGCCTCGTCGACCGCTGCGACTTCTCCGAGCAGGTGCGCCTCGAGGACGGCGCGCTGCGCCCCGACCTCGTCGTCCAGCTCGTGGGCGGACGCCAGGTCGTGGTCGACGCCAAGGTCCCCCTCGACGCCTACCTCGACGCCACCGGCGCCAGTGACGACGACGAGCGGGCCGCCCACCTGCTGCGCCACGCCCGCCAGCTGCGCACCCACGTGGACGCGTTGTCGGCCAAGGCCTACTGGCGCTCGCTGCCCCAGACCCCGGAGTTCGTGGTGCTGTTCGTGCCGGCCGAGTCGTTCCTCGCCGCCGCCCTCGAGACCGACAACTCCCTGCTCGAGCACGCCGCGACCCGCCAGATCGTGCTGGCCACCCCGACGACGCTGATCGCGCTGCTGCGCACGGTGGCCCAGGGCTGGACCCACGAGGCGATCGCCGAGCAGGCGCGCGAGATCCACCACCTCGGCCGCGAGCTGCACGCCCGCCTCGGGACCATGAGCGGACACCTCGACGCGGTCGGGCGCTCGCTCAACGCCGCGGTCGGCCACTACAACTCCACCGTCGCCTCGATGGAGTCCCGGGTGCTGGTCGCGGCCCGGCGCTTCTCCGACCTCTCGGTCACCGACGAGGAGCTGCCCGGCCCGCGCACCGTGGAGCTGCGCGCGGTTCCCCGGCGCGCCGCGGGCGACTCGGACGCCGAGGACCCTACGGTGGCGCTGTAGCCGCGAGGCCAGCATCGAGGAGGTGCGCGTGAGTCGTCCCCTGACCCTGTGGGAGCAGGGCAACGACCCCGGACTGCAGGTCGCCGCCCTCGCCGCCGCGATCACCCTCAGCGCCGTCGTCCTCGACCTGCACATCGGCGGGGACGTCACCTGGTTCACCGACGTCGTGTTCGTCTCCGCCTGCATCGCCGCCGCGCTGCTGGTGCGGATGACTGACTTCTTCACCGTCGGGGTGCTGCCGCCGCTGCTGATGCTCGGGGTGTTCGCGATGCTCGCGACCACCACCCGCGAGACCATCGCCCACCCCGAGGACGGGTTCGTGCAGGCGGTCGTCTCCGGTCTCTCCGGGCACAGCCTCGCGCTGGTGGTGGGCTACGCCCTCGCCCTCGGCGTGCTCGCCATCCGGCACCGGGTCCAGGTGCAGGGCAAGCCCCTGATCAGCCCTCGAAACGCGACGGGTCGCCCGCCCCACGGCGGATGACCTCGGGCGCGCCGCCGGAGAAGTCCACGACGGTCGTCGGCTCCGCCGGGGTCTCCCCCGCCTC from Nocardioides sp. dk884 harbors:
- a CDS encoding DNA recombination protein RmuC, whose protein sequence is MQTVTIFLALVLGLGLGVLLGVLWARSRPAHVEALGQGMVDQAEVMQGLDRLSDQMQALEHARAVWQGQFAQQVDDMRHTTDTLRQETRSLSTALRKPQVRGRWGEMHLRRAVELAGLVDRCDFSEQVRLEDGALRPDLVVQLVGGRQVVVDAKVPLDAYLDATGASDDDERAAHLLRHARQLRTHVDALSAKAYWRSLPQTPEFVVLFVPAESFLAAALETDNSLLEHAATRQIVLATPTTLIALLRTVAQGWTHEAIAEQAREIHHLGRELHARLGTMSGHLDAVGRSLNAAVGHYNSTVASMESRVLVAARRFSDLSVTDEELPGPRTVELRAVPRRAAGDSDAEDPTVAL
- a CDS encoding DUF6542 domain-containing protein; this translates as MSRPLTLWEQGNDPGLQVAALAAAITLSAVVLDLHIGGDVTWFTDVVFVSACIAAALLVRMTDFFTVGVLPPLLMLGVFAMLATTTRETIAHPEDGFVQAVVSGLSGHSLALVVGYALALGVLAIRHRVQVQGKPLISPRNATGRPPHGG